AGCAATCTCTCCTTTCCACAGAACATCACAGACATAGCGACTGAATTCGATATTTACACTCAAGTGTTAGGCAGACCAGAGCGAATGTGTCCTTCTTGTTCCTAATAGAAGGGCCGTACACGAGCTATTTAATGGAGCCGACGGCTCGACGCAACGCCGAGCGTCGCCTTGGAGAATGACCCTCAATACTTTCGCCGCCTCTCTTCTTGCAAAATAAGCGACCTCTCAGCACCGCTCACCCGGCGGTGGTCCTTGGATTTCTCGGCCGCTTCTAATGGCTTCGATACCCCATTCTTGGTCCGTTCCATGACTGCCTGCCCCTGTACGGCAAGGCAACTGAAAAACCCGAACGTTTTTCTCTAATTATGTGACACCCTAAACGCACCCTTTATGAGGAGAACTGGTTTTGGAACGGTAACCATTTTTAGGAAATCATTATCAAAGAGCCTTTATTTTAAGcccaatccaaaaaaaaaaaaagaatggggCAAGCGAATGGGAGCCCTAATATAATGGGCTGTAACAAACACACCATATCCAAAAACCCAAATTGTCTAATAGGGGCTCTAATTCTGCTCCAATTACTTATTTGAAAAAGGATAATGTTTGAAACCTCCAAAAATGACTCTAAAAGCCACCCATTTAATGtggacccccaaaaagtgactcCAAAAGAcactcatttaatgtggagtgttggatgtgaagtgagttCTATATGTGtagttttaatcaatggctCCACATAGATTTGGATGACTTTTGTGGATAATATTTTGAGGGTCTTCAACATTATCCTTTGAAAAATACCCTCACAAgctcaattaacaaacattaaaatcaatatatgttcatattaaaagataacaaaattttcattggCTACATTAACAAACATTCAAaccaatatatttttataaaagaataaaatagaaTTTTCATGGTCCGTGGGCGGACCTGACAGTTACAAAGGAACCTTGGTCTGATTATACTTTTCAGTAGCCAAAAATGCCGTTGTCATGATTACTAAAGTGACAATGCAGATTGACCGATGTCGACAGATGCCTATTAAGTCATCAAAAAAATGCCTTCCAGTCTGAAATCTTAATTATTTTGTGTTTATCAATCCGGACGATTGTGATCAGTATTCCAAAGCTGCACTATATGGCACAAGAGCCAACAAAATTACAAGACTATAACTAGCCTTGGAAGTTACTTATCAACTTCCTCCTTGTGAATTGTCATTGAAGTTGGCCGGGTCTAATTATGAGGGCGGCAGGGGAATTCGCAGTCGCACCCTCACTGTCTTAAAGATCATTCCTACGTTACTTCGGCTGGTGACATAAAGTCTTCTCATGATCAAGTCTCAAAATCTAATATGTGCCAACCACACATTGGTTTGCTTATCTTTATCCGATTCTTAAACATCAAAAGACAATACCCACTAATAATGAATGACTGATGATGTAATGTATGTAAATGTAACTATGAACATCACTGCAACTTTGACTTTCTATTAATTCCTCTTCCTTGTGAAGGGGGGTTTAGTGAGTCTAACCACGAGACCTAGACCTCAATTTACACAAAGTCCACTCCACAAGTCTATCTCTAATATGACCCACATGTCCTCTAGAAGTAGATGATAGACCCAATAATCTCAAGCTTATTGGTTTTGAAGTTTCCTGAAACGCAGCAGGAAAGTCATTGAGAAGTTGCCTGGATAGCTCTGGTGGAGAATGGAGATAGTATATATGTATTCCCCATTGAACTCCAGTTTACACAACAATGTTAACAACTCGTTTAGAGTTACCTTATTGTCTCAAATCAATGTCTGGTTATAATTCTTGGCCGCCATGTTCACCTGAGAATGAGAATGGCAAGTTTGAGCTCTCAGAACAGTATTTCATTGATGACTGGCTAGAGGAAGATCCATCAACTTATGTACTTTCAGACTCTCCTGGTCAGAACCTACAACGTTATCAAGAAAGTGTACATGACTCGGGGGGATCAAGTAGCCACGAAGGACCAAGTAGTGGTAAGCAAAATAAATTCATAAGTACTCAACAGATATGAATTTTCCCTAGCATAAACTACACCGTCTGGTATTTTACATcagctttttttgttttgcacaTCTTATGCTTCAGAGAACGTGTTCTCTTATCTTGTCATTCATGACTAAGGGGGGCGTTTTGACTATGTGCTATTAGGAGAGAAGAAGGAAGCTAAAGAAAGATTTGCATTCAAAACCAAATCGGAAATCGAAGTACTGGATGATGGTTTCAAGTGGAGAAAGTATGggaagaagatggtgaagaaCAGCCCAAACCCACGGTAACTACTGCCGCTTATAAGCTTGAGAGAAAATGATAAATAAGAAAGTCCAACTTAAAGTTGAAGATGCAAGTATGCAGGCATCTTGTGCATTTAAAGTTTTCTGTAATAACCTAATTTTATGATTGGCAGGAATTACTACAGGTGCTCTGTGGAAGGTTGTCCTGTGAAGAAGAGGGTCGAAAGAGATAGAGAGGATCCAAGATATGTTATAACAACCTATGAGGGCGTCCATAACCATCAAAGCTCATCTTAATTCTAAAAATTTGTGTGGTTTGAGTTTGCTAAGTACTTGTGATGTTACACAACATCACTTGTTAAAAATATGCTTAATTTTGAGTTACAACCTTTCTTCCAGAAGCTGACAGGTATTAGGGATATATGTCAATTACTTAAACAGTTACTATAATCTCTATtagagattaaaaaaagaggtaaactcccatgcacaagacTCTTCTAGAGGACGGGGAAAATATACGCAGGTTTACCCTCAcatacataatatgtggagagtgtttcaaagaattgaacctatgaacTCTTGGTTGCACCACTAGCCACTAGGTCACATGTTCACCTTTATAATCTCTATCagagatgattttgtgaaattCACATATTTATTGCAAGGTTTTGCTATAGAAGTAATCACTCGAAATCAAATATACCATTTTTTTCTGCTAATTGTATGAAGTAATAAATAGTTCAAATCGCAAAACAAGTACGTGGCAGAACTAGCTGAAATTAAAGAAAGAGCAGATGAGAAAGTTGTGACCTGTGGTTGGCAGATGAAACCATAACCACAAAGAGAAGTTCAACAGGCTGTTGGATAGAAAACATACCTATTCAAAGAGGATGTCCTGCATCAATAGCTCTGACTCCATTGTTATTGCCATGGCTTCAAGATTTTTGCCGTCTCTATTCAAGGCTGACGATGATGCGATGATTCTGAAACCCCTTCCTCTGTCATCATGGCTGCAAAGGCTTTTGCCTTCTCCATTCAAGGCTGACTATGATACGATGATTCTTCAAGCCTCCCTTTGCTTCTCCTCTCCCCtctaaaggaaagaaaaaaggttGAACCCAGTCCACAAGAATCACACCACCACAGCTTGTTTATGTGGCTCGAACCTCTGTGGTGCCTATACTACACCAATACTGACCAGTCACCAGCATTGTATAATTGTCCTTTTAGGACCACTTGGTGTGATCTCATAAAGAAATAAACATGTTTTTCATCTCTTCATCCGCGAAATCTGGTGCCACTATAGCATAGATAAGCTGTTGAACTACAGAATCAGTAGAAAACGATCAACAAAGAGTATAAAATTCCTAAATGGTTAGCATGCTTACCTGATTGACCCAGCCCATAGGTACTAGATTGCGATCTCCTTCTATTGATATGATTCCAGCAAAGTTTCAAAGGCTGACTTATTTTTTGAACTTGTCCCAAAATTATCACCGAATTCATCAGATAACAGTTGTAAAATGCTAACATAATCGTAAGGGTAGCGTGTGCATTGTGACTGAGTGCAGTACAACAAAGCCTACACTACAATCTGGCAATCATTCTTCTTtcccttcttcctctctctcccacTCTCGATTTTTTCCTCCGTTGGTTTGATGGGCAAAAATTCCAAATTGGAGACCGACAAGgcatcatatattttttttaatcaacaaaatattgtaAATCATGTCTGCGGTAGAAGTACATTAGTAAGCTTTCATTTCAACTGATATACATTCCTAAAAAAATAGACAACTAGCAATGCATATGTGCTATATATAGAAGTTCagtaaaatgaaagaaaaagagcCACGAGACTCTTAAGCATATGTACCTAACAGCTGAAAATGACATTAGGATTTCGTTCGTAAACCTTTTGGTTGCGTCTTTCCAATTAGTTCGCATgtcatcaaaattcaaaatgggAGCTTATGCTCCATATGGCATCCTCAGTCTGAAACTTAATCATCACTTGTGTATCTGATACTACAATGgcatttgaatttgaaattggatGCCTATAGGTCTTAGCCATTCCAGTAGCAAGCGGCCAACGGGTTCCAGAGAGTTGCTGTGCATTACTACCCCCAAAGTTGCTTCCTGGCAGGCCCAATGTTCAACCCTGCAAGATGACTTCAATAAACTTAAACCAAGCTTAAAGTTTGTATTCCACCTACCAGAGTTTTTCTCCCCCTCCCAACTCCTCCAATGTAATTGGCAACAGCCTTCTGAGATCAACCCAATGCTTTCCTAAATCTAGCCCCGCTCCCCAACAACAGAAGCATAGATCAAGAATAGCTTTCCATCATACTTGGCTGAATGATGAGATCCACTTCTATTACCATAAACACAGCATCTGTGCATTAATGTCTCATTCAATTCAGTAAGCCCCCCTAGTAACCCTGGAAGGGAGAGTCTGTAACACATCCTCCTTCCTCTTCCAATGCACACACAAATTAAATTCGTTGAGATTTGCAGGTAATCCTTCAATTGAATGCACGTGAAGACAGAATCAAATGTTGAACTTCTGATGCCGAGCATGTGCAAGACCTTTCAAGGGCTTCTACCAATTCCATGATGAGGATGATTTCTTGTCCTTGTATGACGGATTTTCATTGAAACTTCTTGGTGTTGGATTCAATTTTGACTCTGATAAATGGCTCTTCCCAGCAAATTTGGATTGAACATCAGAAAAAGGCTTTGCTGGGATTTTGTTCAAATAAAGTGCTTTGCTTATTTCCTCAATGTCACGCACAAGTGACCATTATCAGAGCTCTATTCACTATTGTCGTTTCCAGGCTCAATGTTTGACCACACCATATTAGCATTAAACAAAGCCAAATTCAACACCAAGAATCAAAGTCGTCAACAATTTATCGGAGACTCAGCTTCTGAATATATCTTCAGTGCATCACTCCAGATCATAAATCAAAATTGAGGAAAAGCGATAATAAATCAAAATTAGAAACAAAGGCGAATCAATGTGCAGTAACAGATAAGCAAGATCCTATGTTATTAACACAATGGATTGATGATTGATTAAAATCAAAGCATTAACCAACCGGAGTAATGAACcactcaaacaaaaattaatcaagCAAGCAATGAGATACATACCGTGAATTGCGAATTTAGCGAGTCACTTTATCCACTCTATCCGACTTGCTTCCTATACTCTACGCTCATGAAGAGGATGATATGTGCAAGGAATGAAAACGGTTGATAATCCGGTATACTATCGGGAATCGCGAGATTacttttaaaggaaaatttacaGAATAATCACGGGAAAATAAAAGTTTTGTCTCTGCGTGTGGGTGGAAACTGGAAAACGTAGGTGGATGGTGAACAACAGTGGACGATCCCATGCAATCGACTCCACCATAGCATTTTTAGAAGGAAGATGGGCTCATGTGGAAGCCCAAAACCCGAATTCTACAGACAGCTTGGCCCATAACTATTAAAAAGGCACCGGGCCCACAGTCAAGCGAAATATGTGGAATGATAAGAGCCCATGATAGAGTATAGACAACTGCGAGTCTGCGAGGTGAGAAGTATATCCATTGAGAAAATCAGAGAGAGCGAGGGAGATAATGGAAGGGTTGGTGCAGGTACCATACGATGCAACGGTGAAGCTAATGCTGGCTTCACTGGAGCGAAATCTGTTACCGGACGCTGTCGTGCGGAGGCTTACACGGTTGCTCTTGGCCAGCCGCCTTCGCTCCGGTTACAAGTCCTCCTCTGAACTACAGCTCTCCGACGTCGTGCACTTTGCGCATTGTGAGTTCTGATCTGGACCTTTTTGTTTCTCTAGttgatttatgtgattcttTTAGTCACTGTCTCATCTGGACCTCTTTGCACATTTTAAATTCTTATGCGGGCTTGGACTTCCGTTTGAAAAGCATTGTTTAATGTGATTAGTCAACTTATTACTTTTTGTCTGGTTATTAAGCTGAACGAATCAACAAAGTGTTCTGttcttttacttattttattttctgtaaACGGGTATTTAATTCACAACCAACAAATAGTACAATGAAGCGACGAAATGGAAGATATATAAATGCATATAAAAAATGTCAAAGAGGGGCAATCCAGCTAGTGTTGTATTGTTGTTTGTGTGAATGAATTACTtaactttgatgatgatgatgttgaaagGCAAAAGCTGCCCCTTTTGTATCCTATTGATGTGAATTAGTTATACTGGTTTACTTGCAGCTCTGAAAGAGATGCCAATTGCTATCAAGACTGATGAACCAAAAACCCAACATTATGAACTACCAACCTCTTTCTTCAAACTGGTACTTGGCAAACATCTCAAGTACAGGTAAGCATGGGACATACCCATTACCCAACTGCTTCTAGTCATGTTGCTTCCTTTATGTGTGTTTTTATGTTGTTAAGCTTTACCTATATATAATTCGAATTGATTGACTCCAGTGTTATAAATTTGACAAGTACCTGGCCATAAATTGTGTTGCATGAAAATTCAATACATAAAAGAGGCCACAGACAACTAAAAATGATGGTATTGAAAGCTTTATATGCATGTCTTGATTCAATACATTGGTGCAGCTGTTGCTACTTTCCTGATAAGTCGAGCACCTTAGAGGATGCTGAGAAAGCAATGTTTGAGCTTTACTGTGAAAGGTCAAAGTTAAAAGATGGTCAAACTGTTCTTGATGTTGGGTGTGGCTGGGGGTCGCTCTCTCTTTACATTGCCCAAAAATACAGAAATTGCAAGGTTACAGGGATTTGCAACTCAACAACACAGAAAGCTCATATTGAGGAACAATGCCGGTATGATACCAATTTAAATTACTGATTGAAGTATCTAGTGGCCCATCTCTTATGTACTTCATACCCCTGTACCTAACTGATCGATCATCTCTTTCTCCTatgtttatggaattggcgagcATGTATTCTTTCACAGTCTTACCTAGTCTAAAGTTCCCtgaacttttaagttttatcaTATCTCCATGTTTGCTTCCGTAATTTAACTTGTGATTTAGCTTCTTCAACTAAGACTAAAATCTTTTGCAAAAGAATTCAGCACCAAGGGGCATGGCAGGATAAATCTTTTAAACACATTCATCCTCATGGGCAAAGAGGGCTCAATATGAATCCTAAATGTAAGATTTCATGATGAGAAATTCTCCCGTGGTTCCCTGCTCGGTCCTCAAATTAAGATGATGCATAGATTAGTTCTTACAAGCGAGTAGGTGGCtcagtgatagagttgcaggggtgcagtCTAGAtgttacaagttcaattccttttctccaacatattatgtggggaacTGGGGATAAAGTTTGCATATATCCTGTCTGTCCCTGACTCTACccattgtgggagccttgtgcacggaagTTGTTTAACCTTTTACATAGATTAGTTCTTATATTTGAAGGACATCCTAATCGGTTGCCGGCAAGGTAGGTCAAAAtcaatcttctttatttttttgacagGAATCTTCAGCTACAAAATGTGGAGATTATTGTTGCAGATATTAGCACATTTGAAATGGATGCATCTTATGACCGTATATTCTCCATTGAAATGTTTGAGGTCAGTCATCCACTTGCCATGCTCTAGATATGATGTTTGTTGCTGATGTGATTTGAGAAATTGTTTTCCATTGACAGCATATGAAGAACTACAAGGATCTTCTcaagaaaatatcaaagtggatgAATGAGGATAGCCTTCTTTTCATTCATTATTTTTGCCATAAAGCATTTGCTTATCATTTCGAGGTATAGCTGATCCAATTTTTGTTAAATGACATTTGACTTGCATTGCTATTTTATAACACAATGAATTATTTAAAATAGCAGACTCTTAGGTATTTTAATCCTACAACCTTCTGTTATCCACTTTTATGTAGGATATAAATGATGATGACTGGATTACTAGGCACTTCTTCACTGGAGGAACAATGCCTTCATCAAATCTACTGCTTTATTTTCAGGTTAGATTAGTACATCCATCCTCCAGTATGCAGTGTTCTCTCTAAATTATGCTGGTGACGATATCTCATGGGATCCCTATAAATTATAAAAGGAGAAAATTCAATGttgcagagtacaacggtggaTAAGCATGTCAAAACAAATTGAAAGCTTATTCTGTGTCATTTATGTGCAGGATGATGTTTCTGTTGTTGATCACTGGCTTGTGAATGGGAAGCACTACGCACAAACAAGGTGAGGATTGTTAACTACCACACAATTTATAACTGCATTTGGTATCCTTTTGTTATGAAGATTGATTTCTTCTgcaatatattatatacttgCATGGTTGGCCAACCCTTGTTTCTACATTGGGACACATTAGAATGGTAATACAAAATGGACTCTGTTTTGTCAGTGAAGAGTGGCTCAAAAGAATGGACCAGAACTTGGCTTCTATCAAGCCGATAATGGAGTCTACATATGGCAACGATCAGGCAGTCAAGTGGACTGTATACTGGAGAACATTCTTTATTGCAGTCGCGGAGCTCTTTAATTACAATGATGGAGAAGAATGGATGGTTGCGCTATTCCTATTTAGAAGGAAGTAAAGTAAAAGACGGACAAAGAAGTGAATACACCATTGTTGTCAGGACAAGATAAAACTGCACTGAGGGGGCAATGTAGCAGTTCGTGAATGTTACCCTGTAATAAGCCATTTATCAAGATATGTCGTGTGTGTGTTGTAAATGCCATGGGTGAGTGGACTGAGTTTACTTGTTAGGATTAAAATCTTGAGTCTTTGAGAATGCATTATTCCACTTGTTTATACATGTTATATAAACAATGACAAGGATCGTCCATGCCGTTGAAATAGTAGAGTGTGCACCTCACAGAGCCTCTTCACTCGGAGGTACAACGAATACAACGGGCATATCACCAAATGCATGTAACTGTCAGGATCTCCTATCCCTAAACAAACAGAGAAGATTTACACAGCCAGAACAATGTATGGCTTATAATAACAAGAGAAATTGACATAGAAAAAAGTACTAGAATGATCCCTGGTCTATGGTAACCCCGGTGAAAAATAGATGGCCATAACTAAATTGCATCTTCAAGTCAACAAATCCAGCAGCTGAAGGAAGGAGGAAGaaattatcatgtttttgtcttGAATTTTCTCTGAGCTTTCAGATCCACCACAATCACAGTGATGTTGTCCTTGCTTCCTTTTTGAAGAGCACGGTTTGACAAATACTCTGCTGCTGCTTGAGCTGCAGGATCGATTCCATCGCCCCTCTCGTGGGGAAGTGTGACACCGTTCTTTTTGTGCCAGACTAGTATTCGTTTGCGAGCCAGATCACATGCCTCTTCATTTGTCATCACATCCCACAAACCATCACTGGCCAGAATGAGACACTCATCATCTTTTGCCCGAGCAATAAATGTGACTTCTGGATCTGGAATAATCCATGGTTTCAAATATCTATCACCTGCAAAACAAAAGCGGAtacatttttataatttttttaccaGAAAAGAAGATACATTTTTATAATCTTAACTACGATATCAACTCAGTTGATGTTTAACCATTACCTGGCCAGTGATGGGGGAAAATAAATCCTACACACTGAGACTATGAGAAACTACCAGAATGTAATCAAGGAAAGTGGTATCCTCCAAGCCCGTTCGAGAAGTTTGAAGCATACTGGGACCATGATCATGTCCACTGAATGTAATTATAGTTTGAAACATCCAATTATGTGGTAGGAAACATCCAAATAAACCTAATGCTGTTTTACACAAATCAAACACATACTTATCCTATATCAGGAACACTAAATTAAACAAAGATGTGCAATTTTTGAAACCTTAAATGCTCATGTGAGAAATATAAGTATTTATGAAATTAAGTTAAAGcctcaaacaaaaataaatttcctACTCCTAAAAAATCACAGTTTTTTTCTTACAAAGTCAGTATCTTCATAGAAACAACTTACGATAGAAGGATTTTCACAAACACTAAAAACTAATTTAATGAAAAACTCTTACCTATAAAGTCAGTATTTAGAGAGTGTTCTGAGTTCGTCCTTTCATATGGTGCTGTTAATGTAGGTGAGATCTAACCCGGGGAGTCACATGTCCACCTCCACACAACCCGCACACCAGTGTATCAATATAATACACAAGTAGCACCACTAGGTTCTAGTCTATTCATGTATATTAATACGTTAACATTCTCACGTCTAACTCATGCACTTTCAGGAATTGTTCCATTTACATGGTGCTCTTGTGCTCTAGGTTCTATACATGGCAATCAATGGAGCAGAAAAGGAATTAGATATACTTCTCATTTAACAACTCATCCTCATAATATATACGATAGCAGGCCTTTAGCAACTACAATATTCAGATTACTTGAAAATCAGAATAGTTAGACGTCTTCTTCCAACCCTTTCGGTAGGTATTTCTCATCGTCACATTACCTACGTATTGTACACTAAATGTAGCTAATCCCATTTACAGCCTGAAACAGCGACCTCTGCAAATTTGAAACTGATCTCCTAACAGGCTAACATGGAATCGCACAAGCTTTTACTACCAGATCACCAGCAAGAAAATTGAGGATTTCATTTACAACGATCATAGTATAACCATTTTAATCTTCTATCCAACATAATAAATATtactaaaagaagaaagaaaaaatggaaaaaatgaacagtgaaagaaaagaaaaattgttCACTCCGCATTGATTTTTCTGAACTAGGTGTTGAAGATGGCGTTACTCGTTTGTTTTGGTATCTTCAACTTTTGATGGTAACAAGTTTCCTTTTTCTTGCGTTTTAAGGTTTATACTCAAATCATTTTTATGTtacaaattgaaatatttatttgggGCTTAGACATAGGGCGAATAATGGTATAACATTTTACCTCATGCATATTTTGGTTTAATGTATGACATCAGCAATACTAGAAATAGCATAACTTTTAGAAAATGCCAAATTAATCCCAGGTATAGAAGCAACTGGCTACAACATGTGCAAATAAAGAATAGGTTGCTACATGTCATATGATTATACACATTCATAATTACTATAGCTTAGACAGCAAATCAATGATCATAAGAAGATAAATCAAGACAGCAGATCAACGATCATAAGAATATAGATCATCATTTACATTTATGGATCACCATAAAGTTGCTTCTGAAGGTGGTGGATGTCATCGTATACAGGATAACCACGTTGTTGAAAATAAATACCTAATTAAGTAGACTACTCTGTATAGAGTAACCTATTTTGGATATAAAACTCATGCCACATGCACTACTTCAAAGCATTCAAAAGTCCAAGTTATTACGAAGGAAGacataccaatagaccttgACATGgcaagaacaccaaaaacacGATGTCCATTCCATTGTATAACCTTGCCTCCGGCGGCTTCGATTCTAGCATATTCATCT
This genomic window from Tripterygium wilfordii isolate XIE 37 chromosome 9, ASM1340144v1, whole genome shotgun sequence contains:
- the LOC120004991 gene encoding probable WRKY transcription factor 50, with product MLTTRLELPYCLKSMSGYNSWPPCSPENENGKFELSEQYFIDDWLEEDPSTYVLSDSPGQNLQRYQESVHDSGGSSSHEGPSSGEKKEAKERFAFKTKSEIEVLDDGFKWRKYGKKMVKNSPNPRNYYRCSVEGCPVKKRVERDREDPRYVITTYEGVHNHQSSS
- the LOC120004989 gene encoding (S)-coclaurine N-methyltransferase-like produces the protein MEGLVQVPYDATVKLMLASLERNLLPDAVVRRLTRLLLASRLRSGYKSSSELQLSDVVHFAHSLKEMPIAIKTDEPKTQHYELPTSFFKLVLGKHLKYSCCYFPDKSSTLEDAEKAMFELYCERSKLKDGQTVLDVGCGWGSLSLYIAQKYRNCKVTGICNSTTQKAHIEEQCRNLQLQNVEIIVADISTFEMDASYDRIFSIEMFEHMKNYKDLLKKISKWMNEDSLLFIHYFCHKAFAYHFEDINDDDWITRHFFTGGTMPSSNLLLYFQDDVSVVDHWLVNGKHYAQTSEEWLKRMDQNLASIKPIMESTYGNDQAVKWTVYWRTFFIAVAELFNYNDGEEWMVALFLFRRK